A region of Prochlorococcus marinus subsp. pastoris str. CCMP1986 DNA encodes the following proteins:
- a CDS encoding TldD/PmbA family protein: MNPTEITTQISKAANLLNIDKWDYGASFSNDYSVQVDRGAAKQLKASQKQVITLRVWNKDNLVGITTTSDLSETGIKKALRQANIASEFGNKNEFTDFSPLAKDPIHVKEVDKKNPLGIKKLLKILREAESKLIDSHEAIKSIPYNGLSESFYERIYANSDGAFRNYSKSQAAIYLYARAEEQDKKPRSSGSVKLGYGVEDIDIESCIKEAAKKTIAHLDYSSIKTDKYLICLSPEAFLTLMNAFSSIFNARSIIDGVSLSDKNSIGELISIPALNIYDDGLNDKNISSAPFDGEGTPTKKLMLINKGKLENFLHSESTAKIFNTIPTGHAGLGSKVSVSPDWLVIEKSNECSNLNKFLVHTNYQGDFVYIEELNAIHAGVKASQGSFSLPFEGWLYRNGEKRSIESATVAGDIKYLLKNIINIENEKELTTSGISPHVWINELSITGDE; this comes from the coding sequence GTGAATCCTACAGAAATAACAACTCAAATATCAAAGGCTGCAAATTTATTAAACATTGATAAATGGGATTACGGTGCTAGTTTTTCTAATGATTATTCTGTTCAAGTTGATAGAGGAGCAGCGAAACAGTTAAAAGCATCTCAAAAACAGGTCATAACTTTAAGAGTTTGGAATAAAGACAACTTAGTTGGTATCACTACCACAAGTGATCTAAGTGAAACAGGTATTAAAAAAGCTTTAAGACAAGCAAATATTGCTTCAGAATTTGGGAACAAAAATGAATTTACTGATTTTTCTCCCTTAGCCAAAGATCCTATACATGTAAAAGAAGTTGATAAAAAAAATCCGTTAGGAATAAAAAAGCTGCTTAAAATTCTCAGAGAGGCTGAATCGAAGCTAATCGATAGTCATGAGGCTATTAAATCTATTCCTTACAACGGATTGTCAGAAAGTTTTTATGAAAGAATTTATGCCAATAGTGATGGAGCATTTCGAAATTATAGTAAAAGTCAAGCTGCTATATATTTATATGCGAGAGCAGAAGAACAAGATAAAAAACCTCGTAGTTCAGGTTCAGTGAAACTAGGATACGGTGTTGAAGACATTGATATTGAATCCTGTATCAAAGAAGCAGCAAAGAAAACAATTGCACATTTAGATTACTCATCAATAAAAACAGATAAGTATTTAATCTGTCTATCACCTGAAGCATTTCTAACGTTAATGAATGCATTTAGTTCTATCTTCAATGCTAGAAGTATTATTGACGGTGTAAGTCTTTCAGATAAAAACTCGATTGGTGAATTGATTTCAATTCCAGCTTTGAATATCTATGATGATGGGCTTAATGATAAAAATATATCTTCTGCACCATTCGATGGTGAAGGGACTCCAACAAAAAAACTGATGTTAATTAATAAAGGTAAATTAGAAAACTTTCTTCATTCGGAATCAACTGCAAAAATTTTTAATACCATACCCACAGGGCATGCTGGACTTGGTTCAAAAGTATCAGTTTCTCCAGATTGGTTAGTAATTGAAAAATCTAATGAATGTTCGAACTTAAACAAGTTTTTGGTACACACAAATTATCAAGGAGATTTTGTATATATTGAAGAATTAAACGCAATTCATGCAGGAGTTAAAGCTAGTCAAGGTTCCTTCTCTCTTCCTTTTGAAGGATGGCTTTATAGAAATGGGGAAAAACGTTCAATTGAATCAGCAACTGTAGCAGGAGATATAAAGTATCTTCTAAAAAATATAATAAATATTGAAAATGAAAAAGAATTAACTACAAGTGGAATTTCTCCACATGTATGGATTAATGAATTATCTATAACCGGTGACGAGTGA
- a CDS encoding TldD/PmbA family protein, whose product MVSASIKSSEIRFGECNKKLLEEVIFYGISLGADFVELFIENSDNSSVLAEEDFITNVSPSFSRGAGIRIFKDKRDGFVSTNDLSKHGLMRSISQAIEMLDISKKTNKLIFNGLEKLKDYSKSKINYLNEVPTINEVSEKLLLSTKSLKKDKKVVVRKGSYARNWQEVIIASSDGTYATDIRLHQTVGLNIIANDAQYRSNGSRRFGSHGIPNEFRLWDHEKASNEVYESSMNMLYADYVQAGQMPVVLANKFGGVIFHEACGHLLETTQIERGTTPFSDKLNEKIAHESVTAIDEGISEGSYGSLSIDDEGMEPEKSILIKDGILKKFLSDRAGELRTGHKRTGSGRRQNYSFAAASRMRNTYIAKGEFTKEELINSISDGLYCKSMGGGSVGATGQFNFAVEEGYLIKNGKLTKPVKGATLIGDAKEVMPKISMCGNDLELAPGFCGSVSGSVNVTVGQPHIKVDSITVGGR is encoded by the coding sequence ATGGTATCTGCGAGTATTAAATCTTCCGAAATTAGATTTGGTGAATGTAATAAAAAACTTCTTGAAGAAGTCATTTTCTATGGCATATCTCTAGGTGCTGATTTTGTAGAATTATTTATTGAAAACTCTGATAATTCAAGTGTTCTCGCAGAAGAAGATTTTATTACAAATGTTAGTCCATCATTCAGCAGAGGAGCTGGAATAAGAATATTTAAAGACAAGAGAGATGGGTTTGTGAGTACTAATGACTTGTCGAAACATGGATTAATGAGATCTATTTCTCAAGCAATCGAAATGTTAGATATCTCTAAAAAAACTAATAAATTAATTTTTAATGGACTTGAAAAACTAAAAGACTATAGTAAATCAAAAATTAATTATCTGAATGAAGTGCCAACAATAAATGAAGTAAGCGAAAAATTATTACTTAGCACTAAATCATTAAAAAAGGATAAGAAAGTAGTTGTTAGAAAAGGTAGTTATGCAAGAAATTGGCAGGAAGTAATAATAGCTTCAAGTGATGGAACTTACGCTACTGATATAAGACTGCATCAAACGGTAGGACTTAACATAATTGCTAATGACGCTCAATATAGATCGAACGGTAGTAGAAGATTTGGATCGCATGGAATCCCTAATGAATTTAGATTATGGGATCATGAAAAAGCTTCAAATGAAGTTTATGAAAGTTCAATGAATATGTTGTATGCAGATTATGTTCAGGCTGGACAAATGCCAGTTGTATTAGCTAATAAATTCGGTGGTGTTATATTTCATGAGGCTTGTGGGCACTTACTTGAAACAACTCAGATTGAACGTGGAACAACTCCATTTAGTGATAAGTTGAATGAAAAAATAGCTCACGAATCTGTGACGGCAATAGATGAGGGCATTTCTGAAGGGTCTTACGGATCATTATCAATTGATGATGAAGGAATGGAACCAGAAAAATCAATACTTATTAAAGATGGTATATTAAAGAAATTTCTTTCTGACAGGGCTGGTGAATTAAGGACTGGTCACAAAAGAACTGGTAGTGGTAGAAGGCAAAATTATTCATTCGCTGCTGCATCAAGAATGAGAAACACTTATATAGCTAAAGGTGAATTCACTAAAGAAGAATTAATAAATAGTATTAGCGATGGTCTTTACTGTAAGTCAATGGGTGGTGGAAGTGTAGGAGCGACAGGCCAATTTAATTTCGCTGTTGAGGAAGGTTATTTAATAAAGAACGGTAAACTAACTAAACCAGTAAAAGGAGCAACATTAATAGGTGACGCGAAAGAAGTAATGCCAAAAATATCTATGTGTGGAAATGATTTAGAGTTAGCTCCTGGTTTTTGTGGTTCAGTCAGCGGAAGCGTTAATGTAACAGTAGGTCAGCCACATATTAAAGTCGATTCCATAACAGTAGGTGGGAGATAA
- the acsF gene encoding magnesium-protoporphyrin IX monomethyl ester (oxidative) cyclase: protein MAQQTIESNNKKSVNRGKDIAKDTILTPNFYTTDFEAMEKMDLSINEDELEAICEEFRKDYNRHHFVRNKEFEGAADKIDAETRELFVDFLEGSCTSEFSGFLLYKELSKRIKDKNPLLAECFAHMARDEARHAGFLNKSMNDFGLQLDLGFLTANKDYTYFAPRAIFYATYISEKIGYWRYIAIYRHLEKNPSGKIFPLFNFFENWCQDENRHGDFFDALMKAQPRTVKSLSQKIEIFGYTLKHPIFDYYHRFRYFLNNHPIVSKLWSRFFLLAVFATMYIRDLGTKRNFYGALGLNAREYDQFVINKTNETSAKVFPVVLNVYDKSFYKRLDRIVENGTRLSEIDKKENPNVIKVLSKLPIFISNGYQLIRLYLLKPLESDDFQPSIR, encoded by the coding sequence ATGGCACAACAAACTATTGAATCAAATAATAAAAAATCTGTTAATAGAGGGAAGGATATTGCAAAAGATACGATATTAACTCCAAATTTTTACACGACTGATTTTGAAGCTATGGAAAAAATGGATTTATCAATTAATGAAGATGAATTGGAGGCAATATGTGAAGAATTTAGAAAAGATTATAATAGGCATCACTTTGTACGAAATAAAGAATTTGAGGGGGCGGCAGATAAAATAGATGCTGAAACCAGGGAACTTTTTGTAGATTTTCTGGAAGGAAGTTGTACTTCAGAATTTTCAGGCTTTCTCTTATACAAAGAATTAAGTAAAAGGATAAAAGACAAAAATCCACTTCTTGCTGAATGTTTTGCTCATATGGCGAGGGATGAAGCAAGGCATGCGGGATTTTTGAATAAGTCAATGAATGACTTCGGATTACAGTTAGATTTAGGATTTCTAACAGCCAACAAGGATTATACTTATTTTGCTCCAAGAGCAATTTTTTATGCTACTTATATATCTGAAAAAATTGGATATTGGAGATATATAGCAATTTATAGGCACCTTGAAAAAAATCCTAGTGGTAAAATTTTTCCATTATTTAATTTCTTTGAAAATTGGTGTCAAGATGAAAATAGGCATGGTGATTTCTTTGATGCATTAATGAAAGCACAACCTCGAACGGTTAAAAGTTTAAGCCAGAAAATTGAGATCTTTGGTTATACCCTGAAACATCCAATTTTTGATTATTACCATAGATTTAGATATTTTTTAAATAATCATCCTATAGTTTCTAAATTATGGTCTAGGTTTTTTCTACTAGCTGTTTTTGCAACTATGTACATAAGAGATCTTGGGACCAAGAGAAATTTTTATGGAGCACTAGGTTTAAACGCTAGAGAGTATGACCAATTTGTCATTAACAAAACAAATGAAACTTCCGCCAAAGTATTTCCTGTTGTTTTAAATGTATATGATAAATCTTTTTACAAAAGATTAGACAGAATAGTTGAGAATGGTACTCGCTTATCAGAGATAGATAAGAAAGAAAATCCAAATGTAATTAAAGTATTATCTAAATTACCCATCTTTATTTCAAACGGTTATCAACTGATAAGACTATACTTATTAAAACCTCTTGAAAGTGATGATTTTCAACCATCAATTAGATAA
- a CDS encoding DUF2996 domain-containing protein, which yields MEENVESIEESIKREDDPLKKDIIDIDSPKETSTLINANSQDSNKQKVGGENSIPLKIKPKKELPIEKKPFNEFINDHLLPSIIQEFKVRGLEVADINLKNTSRPIAGDKCWVIFCEIKDICNFWLSFEKDDISSLKSISLCKSDQKPSVIESFLIDEKRITLKLIISRILQRLNGQKLIGIN from the coding sequence ATGGAAGAAAATGTAGAATCGATAGAAGAAAGTATTAAAAGGGAAGATGATCCTTTAAAAAAGGATATTATTGATATTGATAGTCCAAAAGAAACATCTACATTAATTAATGCAAATTCACAAGATTCTAATAAACAAAAAGTTGGGGGCGAAAATTCAATACCGTTAAAAATAAAACCAAAAAAGGAACTTCCAATTGAAAAAAAACCTTTTAATGAATTTATTAATGATCATTTATTACCTTCCATAATTCAGGAATTTAAAGTAAGAGGATTAGAAGTTGCAGATATAAATTTAAAAAACACATCAAGACCAATTGCTGGCGATAAATGCTGGGTTATTTTTTGCGAAATAAAAGACATTTGCAACTTTTGGTTATCATTTGAAAAAGACGATATAAGCTCGTTAAAAAGTATTTCATTATGCAAATCTGATCAGAAACCAAGTGTAATTGAATCGTTTTTAATAGATGAAAAAAGAATAACCCTTAAATTAATTATCTCTAGAATTCTGCAAAGATTAAATGGACAAAAATTAATTGGTATTAATTAA
- a CDS encoding RNB domain-containing ribonuclease: MFSTSSIIENLNQEEGLEYKKLCRLLNLSKKTDKAKLDIALRALEELEIINKNKDNEYFNVKESNHLVAKIRCSSKGYCFAVRENNNEDIYIKENLLNYAWNGDKVLVRIIKDGVRRRSPEGVVDCILERTNQILLAKVEIIKDEVYGIPIDDRILAKIKLPKKDEKYKYNPINKNIVKIEIDLFPIAQQEGNGHVIKELTLNNNEKLDTDFVLSKSNIHRIANVQNPKLTVSNQQQRLDLSSKNSYMFKSWETENSPILPIFQIDKIKNNSYKLWIHTNTIAERLDLINKKSLQIFFDRFESFPLLEKWQNYLSDEICNAAKFNINEINDAISLCIEMNSENEIINWSFHLTKVKCSLLVENQHIDALLTRKSKARITSRILKPIKDYIEDLDKIIEISNEFRKNQLLDGKIELPKSNNNIESLKEILVHNPAEFSKEYFEPLNNNDIQTYLSPLLYEANSIWFNHSNNYGLNNASYISQELDYINVTEIIKNSELIDSNIELNDNGTLSFKKLVELCTDDNKKRILHKILFNVVRDNEVTLISNDNTIDDSKNIISPWTLPSFDFTNLMNQYNIYNMIINGKRNKSSGGNLINIMEKESWENVTWRLYNSSTLKSLDLLFNSVMIDKINEYKNKVRQFKSNMITIKKVRKAEKFIGNKYSGLIMAVQSYGFFVEIPELYVEGLVHVSTLSNDWYEYRSRQNLLIGRKSKNSYKIGDVIDIKIIKVDILKYQIDLEIV; encoded by the coding sequence ATGTTTTCAACTTCTTCAATAATTGAAAATTTAAACCAGGAAGAAGGTTTGGAATATAAGAAATTATGCAGATTATTAAATTTATCAAAAAAAACTGACAAGGCCAAATTAGATATAGCATTGCGAGCATTAGAAGAACTTGAAATAATAAATAAAAACAAAGATAATGAATATTTCAACGTCAAAGAGAGTAATCACTTAGTTGCTAAAATTAGATGCAGTAGCAAGGGTTATTGCTTTGCAGTTAGAGAAAATAACAATGAAGATATTTATATAAAAGAAAATTTACTAAACTATGCATGGAATGGAGATAAAGTTTTAGTAAGAATAATCAAAGATGGTGTAAGAAGAAGATCACCTGAAGGGGTTGTTGATTGCATACTTGAAAGAACTAATCAAATACTATTAGCAAAAGTCGAAATAATTAAAGACGAAGTTTATGGAATACCTATTGATGACAGAATTTTAGCTAAAATCAAGCTTCCCAAAAAAGATGAAAAATATAAATATAATCCTATTAATAAAAATATAGTAAAAATTGAAATTGATTTATTTCCAATTGCCCAACAAGAAGGTAATGGTCATGTCATAAAGGAATTAACATTAAATAACAACGAAAAGCTTGATACAGATTTCGTATTATCCAAAAGCAATATTCATAGAATTGCTAACGTTCAAAATCCAAAGCTTACTGTTAGCAATCAACAGCAAAGACTAGATCTATCAAGTAAAAATTCTTATATGTTCAAAAGTTGGGAAACTGAAAATTCGCCAATACTGCCAATTTTTCAAATAGATAAAATTAAAAACAATTCCTATAAACTTTGGATACATACCAATACAATTGCAGAAAGATTAGATCTAATTAATAAAAAATCCTTACAAATATTTTTTGATAGATTTGAGTCATTTCCCTTACTAGAAAAATGGCAAAACTATCTTAGTGATGAAATATGTAATGCTGCAAAATTTAATATAAACGAAATTAATGATGCTATTAGTTTGTGTATAGAAATGAATAGTGAGAATGAAATAATTAATTGGTCGTTCCACTTAACAAAAGTAAAATGTTCACTGTTAGTGGAAAATCAACATATAGATGCTCTTCTAACTAGAAAAAGTAAAGCTCGAATCACCTCAAGAATACTTAAACCAATTAAAGACTACATAGAAGATTTAGATAAAATAATAGAAATCTCAAATGAATTTAGAAAGAATCAATTATTGGATGGGAAAATTGAATTACCGAAGTCGAATAATAATATTGAATCATTAAAAGAAATATTAGTTCACAACCCAGCTGAGTTCTCAAAGGAATATTTTGAACCATTAAATAATAATGACATCCAAACATATCTTTCACCTTTGTTGTACGAGGCGAATTCAATATGGTTCAATCATTCAAATAATTATGGATTGAATAATGCATCATATATTTCTCAAGAATTAGATTATATAAATGTCACTGAAATTATAAAAAATTCAGAATTAATTGATAGTAATATAGAACTTAATGATAATGGCACTCTATCATTTAAGAAATTAGTTGAGTTATGCACTGATGATAATAAAAAAAGAATCTTGCATAAAATATTATTTAATGTTGTTAGGGATAATGAAGTAACATTAATTTCTAATGATAATACTATAGATGATTCTAAAAATATTATTTCACCTTGGACATTACCCTCATTTGATTTTACTAATTTAATGAATCAATATAATATTTATAATATGATAATTAATGGGAAAAGAAATAAAAGTAGTGGTGGTAATTTGATAAATATTATGGAAAAAGAATCTTGGGAAAATGTTACTTGGCGTTTGTATAATTCATCAACATTAAAATCATTAGATTTATTATTTAATAGTGTAATGATCGATAAAATTAATGAGTATAAGAATAAAGTTAGACAGTTTAAATCTAATATGATAACTATAAAAAAAGTAAGAAAAGCCGAAAAGTTTATAGGAAATAAATATAGTGGTTTAATAATGGCAGTTCAAAGTTATGGATTTTTTGTAGAGATTCCAGAATTATATGTTGAAGGTTTAGTACATGTAAGTACTCTTAGTAATGATTGGTACGAATATAGATCTAGGCAAAATCTATTAATTGGAAGAAAGTCCAAAAACTCATACAAGATAGGTGATGTAATAGATATCAAAATTATTAAAGTAGATATTCTAAAATATCAAATTGACCTTGAAATAGTTTAG
- a CDS encoding TMEM165/GDT1 family protein, whose product MILSLLLSTFITIFIAELGDKTQLATLTMSGTSNKPLAVFLGSSSALVLASLVGALAGGSISNFLPEIILKSIASITFFIIGIRLFVNSFTSKENDNNQ is encoded by the coding sequence ATGATTTTAAGTTTACTACTATCAACATTCATAACAATATTTATTGCCGAACTAGGTGACAAAACGCAATTAGCTACGTTAACGATGAGTGGGACATCCAATAAACCTCTAGCGGTATTTTTAGGTTCCTCATCAGCTCTAGTTTTAGCAAGTTTAGTAGGAGCGCTAGCAGGCGGATCAATATCAAATTTTTTACCAGAAATCATTTTAAAATCGATAGCATCTATAACCTTTTTTATTATTGGTATTAGACTATTCGTAAATTCATTTACATCAAAAGAAAATGATAATAATCAATGA
- a CDS encoding TMEM165/GDT1 family protein: MNINLEKEGKNVEKNFSSIFITTFTTIFIAELGDKTQIATLMLSAESGKPIIVFIGSSIALISSSLVGVLIGKWLSNKISPNKFAFFTGLLMMIISIFLAYDILKPVF, encoded by the coding sequence ATGAATATTAACCTAGAAAAAGAAGGCAAAAATGTTGAAAAGAATTTTTCATCTATTTTTATAACAACTTTTACTACTATTTTTATCGCTGAATTGGGAGATAAAACTCAAATAGCGACTCTAATGTTATCTGCAGAGTCTGGAAAACCAATTATTGTTTTTATCGGAAGTTCAATAGCTTTAATAAGTTCTAGCCTAGTAGGTGTATTAATTGGAAAATGGTTGTCAAATAAAATATCTCCAAACAAATTTGCGTTTTTTACAGGTTTATTAATGATGATCATAAGTATATTTTTAGCTTATGACATTTTAAAACCCGTATTTTAA
- a CDS encoding YkgJ family cysteine cluster protein, whose translation MKSWSCIENCGACCHLDLNDRDNLSGVLSNKDIALINSMKSKDGWCKYLDRSSRKCMIYESRPHFCRVNEFSSAFKKYLINGDKFLIDCCTQHISSIYGSKSEQMKDFKSAISRK comes from the coding sequence ATGAAGTCATGGAGTTGTATAGAAAATTGTGGAGCTTGTTGCCATTTAGATTTAAATGATAGAGATAACTTATCAGGTGTACTTAGTAACAAAGATATAGCATTAATAAATTCCATGAAAAGCAAAGACGGATGGTGTAAATATCTTGATAGATCAAGCAGAAAATGCATGATTTATGAATCAAGACCACATTTCTGCCGTGTAAATGAATTTTCTTCAGCATTCAAAAAGTATTTAATAAATGGTGATAAATTCCTAATTGATTGTTGTACACAACATATATCTTCTATTTATGGAAGCAAAAGTGAACAAATGAAGGACTTTAAATCTGCTATTTCAAGAAAATGA
- a CDS encoding HAD-IA family hydrolase: MTYLEGVYWDLDGTIANTELEAHLPAFNFAFKDFNLNWNWDRSTYLDLLKINGGKNRISYYSKLINKSLNNKEVKEIHERKQYHYINYVKKNNVVSLKTGVYRLIKELKKKKVRQFVVTSSSKNQAKLIINQLFIEFNPFEFIISSDDVHFHKPNPLPYLKAMKLSGIKFNKSIVFEDSIPGLKSSLAAKLPTIYVPSNIPAVMEKDMNLDCYVDSLGNESCKANVIKGPELNNNYVDCAYLEKYLMTF; the protein is encoded by the coding sequence GTGACTTACCTTGAGGGTGTTTATTGGGATTTAGATGGAACAATTGCTAATACTGAATTAGAAGCTCATTTGCCAGCTTTCAATTTTGCTTTTAAGGATTTCAATCTTAATTGGAATTGGGATAGATCTACATATTTAGACCTTTTAAAAATAAATGGAGGTAAAAATAGAATTTCTTATTATTCAAAGTTAATAAATAAATCTTTGAATAATAAAGAAGTAAAAGAAATTCATGAACGAAAACAATATCATTATATTAATTATGTAAAAAAAAATAATGTGGTATCACTTAAAACCGGTGTATATAGATTAATTAAGGAATTAAAGAAAAAAAAAGTAAGACAATTTGTGGTTACTTCTAGCTCTAAGAATCAAGCCAAACTTATAATTAATCAATTATTTATAGAATTTAATCCATTTGAATTTATTATTTCAAGTGATGATGTTCACTTTCATAAACCAAACCCTCTACCTTATTTAAAAGCGATGAAATTAAGCGGTATAAAATTTAATAAATCTATAGTTTTTGAAGATTCTATTCCTGGGCTTAAATCATCTTTAGCAGCTAAATTACCCACTATTTACGTTCCTTCAAATATACCTGCGGTTATGGAGAAGGATATGAATTTAGACTGTTATGTAGATAGTCTTGGAAATGAAAGTTGTAAGGCTAATGTTATTAAGGGACCTGAACTTAATAATAATTATGTTGATTGCGCTTATTTGGAAAAATATTTGATGACATTTTAA
- a CDS encoding DUF565 domain-containing protein: MQKTKFSKINDQFNNLLFGFLSSSWKSKSINVISVLTGYFLFANFATKFISEGKNELIMVPIIILIIELIIRIRPPAGSSFFNLWSIIDKARIGATYAVILEAFKLGS; this comes from the coding sequence ATGCAAAAAACAAAATTTTCAAAAATTAATGATCAATTTAATAATTTATTGTTTGGTTTTTTAAGCTCTTCTTGGAAATCAAAATCTATTAATGTTATTTCTGTATTGACAGGTTATTTTTTATTTGCAAATTTTGCTACAAAATTCATATCTGAAGGTAAAAATGAATTAATAATGGTTCCTATAATAATATTAATTATTGAACTTATAATTAGAATTAGGCCACCTGCTGGTTCTAGTTTCTTTAACTTGTGGTCAATAATTGATAAGGCTCGAATTGGAGCAACTTATGCTGTGATACTTGAGGCTTTTAAACTAGGTTCTTAG
- the rpmF gene encoding 50S ribosomal protein L32 yields the protein MAVPKKKKSKSKRNHRHAVWKGKAALAAQKAMSLGKSVLTGKAQGFVYPIDEEEESEE from the coding sequence ATGGCTGTTCCAAAGAAGAAAAAATCAAAGAGCAAGAGAAATCATCGACATGCTGTTTGGAAAGGTAAAGCAGCATTAGCTGCTCAAAAAGCAATGTCACTAGGTAAATCTGTTTTAACAGGTAAAGCACAAGGATTTGTATATCCTATTGACGAAGAAGAGGAAAGTGAAGAATAA